The Pseudomonas sp. FP198 genomic interval CTGAGCATGAACACGCCGTGCCCGCCGCGTTCGAAGTCCAGCCAGGCGAAGTCGACCTCCGGGTACAGTGCCTCGACATGTACCTGGCTGTTGCCCACCTCGACAATCAACAGGCCCTTCTCGGTCAGATGGTCGGCCGCCTCGGCCAGCATCCGGCGAACCAGGTTCAAGCCGTCATCGCCACAGGCCAGGCCCAACTCAGGTTCGTGCTGGTATTCCTGGGGCATGTCGGCGAAATCCTCCGCGTCGACGTAAGGCGGGTTCGACACGATCAGGTCGAAACGTTGCCCCGGCAAGCCATCGAAACCATCGCCCTGGACAGTGAACACCCGCTCATCGACGCCATGGCGCTCGATATTCTGATTGGCCACCTCCAGCGCTTCGAACGACAGGTCGGCCAGCACCACTTCGGCGTCCGGGAATTCATAGGCACAGGCGATCCCGATGCAGCCGGAACCGGTGCACAGGTCGAGGATCCGCGCAGGCTCCTGGCCCAGCCAGGGCTCGAAGCGTTTTTCAATCAGCTCGCCGATGGGCGAACGCGGGATGAGCACGCGTTCGTCGACGATGAAAGACATTCCGCAGAACCACGCTTCACCGAGCAGGTAGGCAGTTGGAATGCGCTCGGCAATCCGTCGGCGCAGCAGGCGCTGCACATGCACCAGCTCTTCGTCTTCGAGACGGCAATCCAGATAGCTGTCGGCAATTTCCCAA includes:
- the prmB gene encoding 50S ribosomal protein L3 N(5)-glutamine methyltransferase — translated: MITSRLRTLRDHIRWAVSRFHGEDLFFGHGTDNAWDEARQLVLGALHLPWEIADSYLDCRLEDEELVHVQRLLRRRIAERIPTAYLLGEAWFCGMSFIVDERVLIPRSPIGELIEKRFEPWLGQEPARILDLCTGSGCIGIACAYEFPDAEVVLADLSFEALEVANQNIERHGVDERVFTVQGDGFDGLPGQRFDLIVSNPPYVDAEDFADMPQEYQHEPELGLACGDDGLNLVRRMLAEAADHLTEKGLLIVEVGNSQVHVEALYPEVDFAWLDFERGGHGVFMLSAEQCRQHQALFASRV